From Micromonospora rifamycinica, a single genomic window includes:
- a CDS encoding ABC transporter substrate-binding protein yields the protein MRRSMTALAAVTLLALTACATDEPGAGPAGSPSSSAGAGTGEQSKFFVQADYDAELALLGATPTGAADRPWEQVLNPTMVETATFRKAGPHKICFSNAALNNPWRQVGFKTMQAEVAAQKGRIKEFVHVDAEGKDQKQIADINDLLGKGCDALIVSPNTTATLTPAVEAACKAGLPVVVFDRGVDTKCPVTFINPIGGYGFGHVGAEFVSQKMKPGGKLLALRILPGVDVLETRWSAAKVAFDKAKVDVVGVEFTDGDPAKTKKIVDDYIQRYGTIDGVWMDAGAVAVAAVEAFQDAGKPVPPINGEDQLDFLKIWKDKKLTAIAPTYPTYQWRTPIIAALRILDGQPVSNPWKLPQPTITQDNLDQYLDADMPPLHYAMCGCTDLPGYPQRWK from the coding sequence GTGCGACGCTCCATGACGGCCCTGGCCGCCGTCACCCTGCTGGCCCTCACCGCCTGCGCCACCGACGAACCGGGCGCGGGGCCGGCGGGGAGTCCCTCCTCGTCCGCGGGCGCGGGCACCGGGGAACAGTCGAAGTTCTTCGTGCAGGCCGACTACGACGCCGAGCTGGCCCTGCTCGGGGCCACCCCGACCGGTGCGGCGGACCGGCCGTGGGAGCAGGTACTCAACCCGACCATGGTGGAGACCGCGACGTTCCGCAAGGCCGGGCCGCACAAGATCTGTTTCTCCAACGCAGCGCTGAACAACCCGTGGCGGCAGGTCGGTTTCAAGACCATGCAGGCCGAGGTGGCGGCGCAGAAGGGCCGGATCAAGGAGTTCGTGCACGTCGACGCCGAGGGCAAGGACCAGAAGCAGATCGCCGACATCAACGACCTGCTCGGCAAGGGCTGCGACGCGCTCATCGTCTCACCGAACACCACCGCCACCCTCACCCCGGCCGTCGAGGCGGCGTGCAAGGCCGGGCTGCCGGTCGTCGTGTTCGACCGGGGGGTCGACACGAAGTGCCCGGTGACGTTCATCAACCCGATCGGCGGCTACGGCTTCGGTCACGTCGGGGCCGAGTTCGTCAGCCAGAAGATGAAGCCCGGCGGAAAGCTCCTCGCCCTGCGGATCCTGCCCGGCGTCGACGTCCTGGAGACCCGCTGGTCGGCGGCGAAGGTGGCGTTCGACAAGGCGAAGGTGGACGTGGTGGGGGTCGAGTTCACCGACGGTGACCCGGCCAAGACCAAGAAGATCGTCGACGACTACATCCAGCGGTACGGCACCATCGACGGTGTCTGGATGGACGCCGGCGCGGTGGCCGTCGCGGCGGTCGAGGCGTTCCAGGACGCGGGCAAGCCGGTGCCGCCGATCAACGGCGAGGACCAGCTCGACTTCCTGAAGATCTGGAAGGACAAGAAGCTCACCGCGATCGCGCCGACCTACCCGACCTACCAGTGGCGGACGCCGATCATCGCCGCGCTGCGGATCCTCGACGGTCAGCCGGTGTCCAACCCGTGGAAGCTGCCCCAGCCGACCATCACCCAGGACAACCTGGACCAGTACCTCGACGCGGACATGCCGCCGCTGCACTACGCGATGTGCGGCTGCACCGACCTGCCCGGTTACCCGCAGCGCTGGAAGTAG
- a CDS encoding sugar phosphate isomerase/epimerase family protein: MYAIGVNPWVWASPVDDAALAELVPRIASFGFDAVELPIEQPGDWDPVRTRDLLAAHGLAAAGVCAVTPPGRDLVDAAPEVVASTVAYLGGCVAAAAAVGAPCVGGPVYASVGRTWRMSPSARAACYAEFRRALAPVAEQAGEQGVSIGVEALNRYETSVVNTVAQTVELIDGLPASVGIMIDTYHMNIEESDPYAALAAAGPHIKHVQVSGTHRGAPGADHFDWPRFFAVLGETGYRGAVCIESFTAENETIATAAAIWRPLAPSQDRLATDGLRYLREVTTGPPAVGR, from the coding sequence GTGTACGCCATCGGCGTCAACCCCTGGGTGTGGGCCTCGCCCGTCGACGACGCGGCCCTCGCCGAGCTGGTCCCGCGGATCGCGTCGTTCGGCTTCGACGCGGTCGAACTGCCGATCGAACAGCCCGGCGACTGGGATCCGGTCCGTACCCGGGACCTGTTGGCCGCGCACGGCCTGGCCGCGGCCGGTGTCTGCGCGGTCACCCCGCCGGGGCGGGACCTGGTGGACGCCGCGCCGGAGGTGGTGGCGTCGACCGTGGCGTACCTCGGCGGGTGCGTGGCGGCCGCGGCGGCCGTCGGCGCCCCCTGCGTCGGCGGCCCGGTGTACGCCTCGGTCGGCCGCACCTGGCGGATGTCGCCGTCGGCGCGGGCGGCCTGCTACGCGGAGTTCCGCCGGGCACTGGCCCCGGTGGCCGAGCAGGCCGGCGAGCAGGGCGTCAGCATCGGGGTCGAGGCGCTGAACCGCTACGAGACGAGTGTGGTCAACACCGTCGCGCAGACGGTCGAGCTGATCGACGGGCTGCCGGCCAGCGTCGGCATCATGATCGACACCTATCACATGAACATCGAGGAGTCCGATCCGTACGCGGCGCTCGCCGCCGCCGGCCCGCACATCAAGCACGTCCAGGTCAGCGGCACCCACCGGGGGGCACCCGGGGCGGACCACTTCGACTGGCCGCGCTTCTTCGCCGTGCTGGGGGAGACCGGCTACCGGGGTGCGGTCTGCATCGAGTCGTTCACGGCGGAGAACGAGACCATCGCGACCGCCGCGGCGATCTGGCGTCCGTTGGCCCCGTCGCAGGACCGGCTCGCCACGGACGGTCTGCGTTACCTGCGGGAGGTCACCACGGGTCCGCCGGCCGTGGGCCGCTGA
- a CDS encoding cellulose binding domain-containing protein: MRKSLTAVVMAAVVAVTGLVAVITNAGAASAAAGCRVNYVVSSQWTGGFSTDIAVTNLGEPVDGWTLRFAFPAVDQLLGQTWSATWSQSGREVSATNLGWNAKLGTNGTVNIGFVGSWFGSNPVPAAFTLNGVACTGGVQPSVTPTRTPTPTPPVADYPAIVTWLSPAAGATYTAPGPVPLAATATVGGGHSITSVSFRVNGVTVAPGTRTAGDRYEAQWTAPVGAPGTSTTFVLNVSAGTDQSLSGGAPPRLITVVTPPATGTNTPPAVALSIPGGQTYFLEPTTVTLVADATDADPGDVVNRAELYLGATRVATTATNSGQRYQFTVDLAAATSSVYTVRVYDAHGGVGISNPLNLVVR, translated from the coding sequence ATGAGGAAATCGCTGACGGCCGTCGTCATGGCCGCCGTCGTCGCCGTGACCGGGCTGGTCGCCGTGATCACGAACGCCGGCGCGGCCAGCGCGGCCGCCGGCTGCCGGGTGAACTACGTCGTCAGCAGTCAGTGGACCGGTGGCTTCAGCACCGACATCGCGGTCACCAACCTGGGCGAGCCCGTCGACGGATGGACGCTGCGGTTCGCCTTCCCCGCCGTCGACCAGCTGCTCGGGCAGACCTGGAGCGCCACCTGGAGCCAGTCGGGCCGGGAGGTCAGCGCGACCAACCTGGGCTGGAACGCGAAGCTGGGCACCAACGGCACGGTGAACATCGGCTTCGTCGGCAGCTGGTTCGGCAGCAACCCGGTGCCCGCCGCGTTCACCCTCAACGGGGTCGCCTGCACCGGCGGTGTCCAGCCCAGTGTGACGCCGACCCGGACGCCGACGCCGACGCCGCCGGTCGCCGACTATCCGGCGATCGTCACCTGGCTCAGCCCGGCCGCCGGCGCGACCTACACCGCGCCGGGCCCCGTCCCGCTGGCGGCGACCGCGACGGTGGGCGGCGGCCACAGCATCACCTCGGTGTCGTTCCGGGTGAACGGCGTCACGGTGGCGCCGGGGACCAGGACGGCCGGTGACCGGTACGAGGCGCAGTGGACCGCGCCGGTCGGTGCGCCCGGGACCAGCACCACCTTCGTGCTGAACGTCTCCGCCGGCACCGACCAGTCACTGTCCGGCGGGGCGCCGCCCCGGCTGATCACGGTGGTGACGCCCCCGGCCACCGGCACCAACACGCCTCCGGCGGTGGCGCTGAGCATCCCCGGTGGGCAGACGTACTTCCTCGAACCGACGACGGTCACGCTGGTGGCCGACGCCACCGACGCCGACCCCGGGGACGTGGTCAACCGGGCCGAGCTGTACCTCGGCGCGACCCGGGTCGCCACGACGGCGACCAACAGCGGGCAGCGTTACCAGTTCACGGTGGACCTGGCGGCCGCCACCTCGTCGGTCTACACCGTCCGGGTCTACGACGCCCACGGCGGCGTCGGCATCTCCAACCCGCTGAACCTGGTCGTCCGGTAG
- a CDS encoding Gfo/Idh/MocA family protein: MRQLEVALIGAGLIARFHLDAWIGAGAAVRVYSHDGRAAELAREFGARAVDSLDEALDGADAVDICTPTGTHREIALAAMARGVGVVCEKPLAATTAEAEEIVDASERAGVRLYPAHDVRFAPAFARLHEVVSTGGIGRGTVARFQFSAYHPRPWTASVPARSGGILTDQLLHGADLAYWVFGEVVRVYARYQGEIAAPAPQGQVATGTVVLTHASGAISQVVSRWTATPKPPVRVAFHVSGTGGSVSYDSEWPQEVRVADGEADGFGYAGTSVFATEMREFAQAFLGGPEPRLGARDALAAVRITQAAAESAWTGRAVELPVKGAA, encoded by the coding sequence ATGCGACAGCTTGAGGTGGCTCTGATCGGTGCGGGCCTGATAGCCCGCTTCCATCTGGACGCGTGGATCGGCGCCGGGGCGGCTGTCCGGGTGTACTCCCACGACGGCCGGGCCGCCGAGCTGGCGCGCGAGTTCGGGGCGCGGGCCGTCGACTCGCTGGACGAGGCGCTGGACGGCGCGGACGCCGTGGACATCTGCACCCCCACCGGCACCCACCGCGAGATCGCCCTGGCCGCGATGGCCCGTGGCGTGGGCGTGGTGTGCGAGAAGCCGCTGGCCGCCACCACCGCCGAGGCCGAGGAGATCGTCGACGCGTCGGAGCGCGCCGGGGTCCGGCTCTACCCGGCCCACGACGTGCGGTTCGCCCCGGCGTTCGCCCGGCTGCACGAGGTGGTGTCCACCGGCGGCATCGGCCGGGGCACGGTCGCCCGGTTCCAGTTCTCCGCGTACCACCCGAGGCCCTGGACGGCGTCGGTGCCGGCCCGGTCCGGCGGGATCCTGACCGACCAGCTCCTGCACGGCGCGGACCTGGCGTACTGGGTGTTCGGTGAGGTCGTCCGGGTGTACGCCCGCTACCAGGGTGAGATCGCCGCACCCGCCCCGCAGGGGCAGGTGGCGACCGGAACCGTCGTGCTCACCCACGCCAGCGGCGCGATCAGCCAGGTCGTGAGCCGGTGGACGGCCACGCCGAAGCCCCCCGTCCGGGTGGCGTTCCACGTCTCGGGCACCGGCGGCAGCGTGAGCTACGACTCCGAATGGCCCCAGGAGGTCCGGGTGGCCGACGGCGAGGCCGACGGCTTCGGCTACGCCGGAACGTCGGTGTTCGCCACCGAGATGCGTGAGTTCGCCCAGGCCTTCCTGGGTGGCCCCGAACCGCGACTGGGTGCCCGGGACGCGCTGGCCGCGGTCCGTATCACCCAGGCCGCGGCGGAGTCCGCCTGGACCGGCCGTGCCGTGGAACTGCCTGTGAAGGGAGCCGCATGA
- a CDS encoding Gfo/Idh/MocA family protein, producing the protein MRVAVLSLAHERAEVYARLLHDLPDVELLIADPDGAPDDQTRARALAEELGVPYLDDWDEVLPWRPNAVVVTSAVDRRREIVERMAEAEAFVLCEQPLALSERDVKEMVDACDMAGVRLTLASPACYGEAFAAVRRGIADGAVGTLTTIQGVYHTPPAADTTVGAVAANAPYLLDLVDMVLGGVPAEQVYAQANDVSGGGQGGESAAVLTVTYRSGVVATLDCSGSPAAAGPGLTLIGDRASVEYDAAPRLLGGFDAATGGERREPGGEDRYPLMLREFLDTVDTGKGTGPDGEVGLRTQRIIQAAYESLRTGQPVDIG; encoded by the coding sequence ATGAGAGTCGCCGTCCTGTCCCTCGCGCACGAGCGCGCCGAGGTCTACGCCCGGCTGCTGCACGACCTGCCCGACGTCGAACTGCTCATCGCCGACCCCGACGGTGCGCCCGACGACCAGACCCGGGCCCGCGCCCTCGCCGAGGAGCTCGGGGTGCCCTACCTCGACGACTGGGACGAGGTGCTGCCCTGGCGGCCGAACGCCGTGGTGGTCACCAGCGCCGTCGACCGCCGCCGGGAGATCGTCGAACGGATGGCCGAGGCGGAGGCGTTCGTGCTGTGCGAACAGCCGCTGGCGCTCAGCGAGCGGGACGTCAAGGAGATGGTGGACGCCTGCGACATGGCGGGTGTCCGGCTCACCCTCGCCTCCCCGGCCTGCTACGGCGAGGCGTTCGCCGCTGTCCGTCGGGGGATCGCCGACGGCGCGGTCGGCACCCTGACCACCATCCAGGGTGTATACCACACTCCACCGGCGGCCGACACGACCGTCGGAGCCGTCGCCGCCAACGCCCCGTACCTGCTCGACCTGGTGGACATGGTGCTCGGCGGGGTACCGGCCGAGCAGGTCTACGCACAGGCGAACGACGTGTCCGGTGGCGGCCAGGGCGGGGAGAGCGCCGCGGTGCTCACCGTCACGTACCGCAGCGGGGTGGTCGCCACCCTCGACTGCAGCGGGAGCCCGGCGGCGGCCGGACCCGGCCTGACCCTGATCGGGGACCGGGCCAGTGTGGAGTACGACGCCGCCCCCCGGCTGCTCGGCGGGTTCGACGCCGCCACCGGCGGTGAACGGCGGGAGCCGGGCGGGGAGGACCGGTATCCGCTGATGCTCCGGGAATTCCTCGACACGGTCGACACCGGCAAGGGGACCGGCCCCGACGGCGAGGTCGGGCTCCGCACGCAGCGGATCATCCAGGCCGCCTACGAATCACTACGCACCGGGCAGCCCGTCGACATCGGATGA
- a CDS encoding DUF5988 family protein: MSVTQVEVVLSGGPVDLSSAHRSVPESALGQILKIRHGAGYEHFIHEGEYQTVNGSEVAVFRWTGRTKIAE; this comes from the coding sequence ATGAGTGTCACGCAGGTGGAAGTCGTCCTCAGCGGCGGACCGGTCGACTTGTCGTCGGCGCACCGCAGCGTCCCCGAGTCGGCGCTGGGACAAATACTCAAGATCCGGCACGGGGCTGGCTACGAGCATTTCATTCACGAGGGCGAATACCAGACGGTGAACGGGTCCGAAGTGGCGGTCTTCCGCTGGACCGGCCGCACCAAGATCGCCGAATAG
- a CDS encoding cytochrome P450 translates to MTDPISFEVPWARTDKFDPPAIFDELREQRPLARMRYPDGHVGWIVSSYELVREVLSDPRFSHSCEVGHFPVTHQGQVIPTHPLIPGMFIHMDPPEHTRYRRLLTGEFTVRRTNRLTPHVEAVAAEQIEVMRAHGAPADLVKTFAQPLVLRVLAELVGLPYEERDRYLNAVILLHDAEADPAEAAAAYAEAGAFFDEVVERRRRQPREDLISTLVADPELTGEEVRNIITLLLFAGYETTESALAVGVFALLHHPEQLALLRAEPQRLDATIEELLRYLTVNQYHTYRTALEDLKLHGELIRKGDTVTVSLPAANRDPAKFPCPAKLDIDRETSGHVAFGFGIHQCLGQNLARVELRTGLSALLTAFPELSLAIPADEVPLRLQGSVFAVQHLPVRW, encoded by the coding sequence ATGACCGACCCCATTTCCTTCGAAGTGCCGTGGGCGCGGACCGACAAGTTCGATCCACCGGCGATCTTCGACGAACTGCGGGAGCAACGTCCGCTCGCCCGGATGCGCTACCCCGACGGGCACGTCGGCTGGATCGTCTCCAGCTACGAACTGGTGCGGGAGGTCCTCAGCGACCCCCGGTTCAGCCACAGCTGCGAGGTCGGCCACTTCCCGGTGACCCACCAGGGGCAGGTGATCCCGACCCACCCGCTGATCCCCGGGATGTTCATCCACATGGACCCGCCCGAGCACACCCGCTACCGCCGGCTGCTGACCGGCGAGTTCACCGTCCGGCGGACGAACCGGTTGACGCCGCACGTCGAGGCCGTCGCCGCCGAACAGATCGAGGTGATGCGGGCGCACGGGGCGCCCGCCGACCTGGTCAAGACCTTCGCCCAGCCGCTGGTGCTGCGGGTGCTGGCCGAGCTGGTCGGCCTGCCGTACGAGGAACGCGACCGCTACCTGAACGCGGTGATCCTGCTGCACGACGCGGAGGCCGACCCGGCGGAGGCCGCCGCCGCGTACGCCGAGGCGGGGGCGTTCTTCGACGAGGTCGTCGAGCGGCGACGCCGGCAGCCCCGGGAGGACCTGATCAGCACCCTGGTCGCCGACCCGGAGCTGACCGGGGAAGAGGTGCGCAACATCATCACGCTGCTGCTCTTCGCGGGCTACGAGACCACCGAGAGCGCGCTGGCCGTCGGCGTGTTCGCCCTGCTGCACCACCCGGAGCAGCTGGCCCTGCTCCGGGCGGAACCGCAGCGGCTCGACGCCACGATCGAGGAGCTCCTGCGCTACCTCACCGTGAACCAGTACCACACGTACCGCACCGCGTTGGAGGACCTCAAGCTGCACGGCGAGCTGATCCGCAAGGGCGACACCGTCACGGTGTCGTTGCCGGCGGCCAACCGCGACCCGGCGAAGTTCCCGTGCCCGGCGAAGCTGGACATCGACCGGGAGACCTCGGGGCACGTGGCGTTCGGCTTCGGCATCCACCAGTGCCTCGGCCAGAACCTCGCCCGCGTCGAACTGCGTACCGGGCTGTCGGCGCTGCTGACGGCCTTCCCCGAGCTGAGCCTGGCCATCCCGGCCGACGAGGTGCCGCTGCGCCTGCAGGGATCCGTCTTCGCGGTGCAGCACCTGCCCGTCCGTTGGTGA